In one window of Mobiluncus massiliensis DNA:
- a CDS encoding ATP-binding cassette domain-containing protein, with protein sequence MPAINLVNISFSYATVPVLNDVSLHVSDGERACLVGPNGCGKTTLLRIASGDLPAQRGKVEGTESEHFRVPSIEQFPGSVGDYLDAALRPLRTIAGQFAAVTVRIDEGGTLGELEREYDQLLAQMTSFEIWSLDARVAEVLAGLGLISFTRSGRNRELSRLSPGQRGRLQLAATLILKPAVLILDEPTNHLDAQALSFLTQTVNGWGGPVLMASHDRAFIEDTATVIYDMDVEVFNALAKAEGAGETAGLYRCAGAYSDYLAEKARARTKYVELHAAQQAETRKVRRHRQAAGKISRGGVRLASAEGKAKKFFADRAAATATRRIRNDDQRLDTLAAREVRKPRNYELSFAFAQPAKRAGVAVSARQASVEQRLAPLSFDVVYGEHLLVTGANGSGKSTLLNWISSGQPPADASASGTITRDKAVSLVPQHLPRVRDFGFTTEIWREGIGKAGKGILHPAMWATPILELSAGNQRRAQIAIALASAPTILIIDEPTNYLDLDSMQALEDALSRWKGTLIIASHDRWLIDHWRGSLLTTR encoded by the coding sequence ATGCCTGCCATCAACCTCGTTAATATTTCTTTTTCCTATGCGACTGTCCCGGTGCTCAATGATGTCAGTTTGCACGTCAGCGACGGAGAACGCGCCTGCCTGGTCGGACCCAATGGGTGTGGCAAAACTACACTGCTGCGTATCGCTTCGGGCGACCTGCCGGCACAGCGGGGCAAAGTCGAGGGAACCGAATCGGAGCACTTCCGGGTTCCCAGCATCGAACAATTCCCCGGCAGCGTCGGCGACTACCTCGACGCCGCGCTGCGTCCACTGCGGACCATAGCTGGCCAGTTTGCGGCGGTAACTGTGCGAATCGACGAGGGCGGCACGCTTGGCGAGTTGGAGCGAGAATATGACCAGCTGCTGGCCCAGATGACGAGTTTTGAGATTTGGTCGCTCGATGCTCGGGTGGCCGAGGTGCTGGCCGGGCTCGGTTTGATATCTTTCACAAGGTCGGGGCGGAACCGGGAGCTGTCCCGGTTGTCTCCCGGTCAACGCGGCAGGCTGCAATTAGCGGCAACTCTCATCTTGAAACCGGCAGTGTTGATTTTGGACGAACCTACCAACCATCTCGACGCTCAGGCACTCAGTTTCCTGACACAAACGGTCAATGGCTGGGGTGGTCCGGTCCTGATGGCCAGCCATGATCGGGCCTTCATCGAGGACACCGCCACGGTGATTTACGATATGGACGTGGAGGTGTTCAATGCTTTAGCGAAGGCCGAAGGGGCGGGCGAAACCGCAGGTCTTTACCGTTGCGCGGGGGCTTACTCCGACTATCTGGCTGAAAAAGCCCGTGCCCGCACCAAGTATGTGGAACTGCACGCTGCCCAGCAAGCCGAAACGCGTAAGGTGCGGAGGCATCGGCAGGCGGCGGGAAAAATCTCTCGCGGAGGTGTGCGGCTCGCCAGCGCTGAAGGCAAAGCAAAGAAGTTTTTTGCCGACCGTGCCGCCGCGACCGCCACACGTCGGATACGAAATGACGACCAGCGCTTAGACACCTTAGCGGCGCGAGAAGTGCGCAAACCCCGTAACTATGAATTGTCCTTCGCGTTTGCTCAGCCTGCCAAGCGCGCCGGGGTGGCGGTATCTGCAAGGCAGGCGAGCGTGGAACAGCGTCTCGCGCCACTCAGTTTTGATGTCGTTTATGGCGAACACCTGCTGGTCACCGGCGCTAACGGGTCGGGGAAATCCACGCTCTTGAACTGGATAAGTTCTGGACAGCCCCCTGCTGACGCCTCGGCAAGCGGAACCATCACGCGCGATAAAGCGGTTAGTCTGGTGCCCCAACATTTACCGAGAGTCCGTGATTTTGGATTCACCACCGAAATCTGGAGGGAGGGAATCGGCAAAGCCGGGAAAGGAATCTTGCACCCCGCAATGTGGGCAACCCCGATCCTCGAACTATCTGCGGGTAACCAACGCCGCGCACAGATTGCGATAGCCCTGGCCTCAGCCCCTACCATTCTCATTATTGATGAGCCGACCAACTACCTCGACCTCGACAGTATGCAAGCCTTGGAAGATGCGCTGAGTAGGTGGAAAGGAACATTGATTATCGCCAGTCACGACCGCTGGCTCATCGACCATTGGCGAGGCTCATTACTAACAACCAGATAG
- a CDS encoding deoxyribonuclease: MTSMVGRVSGFRELFEILQRNVRDAGKWWPAETKFEILVGSVLTQNTTWTSVEKSLENLRKEGLLDPMRLAGVKPDELETLIRPSGFMRAKARYLKNLTEWYIKTDARAGEIDTPTLRNSLLQVPGVGEETADDILLYAYDRPVFIFDAYARRLLAAAGLGEFRTYRQARQACDAAWRAEGFTVAELALFHGLVVQAGKDARREGSWEGILRT; the protein is encoded by the coding sequence ATGACAAGCATGGTAGGGCGGGTTTCGGGTTTTCGTGAGCTGTTCGAGATTTTGCAACGCAATGTGAGAGATGCGGGAAAGTGGTGGCCGGCGGAAACGAAGTTTGAGATCCTGGTGGGCAGCGTCCTTACCCAAAACACGACCTGGACCAGCGTGGAAAAGTCCCTCGAGAACCTGCGGAAGGAAGGACTTCTTGACCCCATGCGGCTGGCGGGGGTGAAACCGGACGAACTGGAGACACTCATTCGACCCAGCGGCTTCATGCGCGCGAAAGCGAGATACCTGAAAAATTTGACCGAATGGTACATAAAAACTGATGCCCGGGCCGGTGAGATTGACACCCCAACGCTGCGCAACTCTCTTTTGCAAGTCCCGGGAGTGGGTGAGGAAACTGCCGACGACATCCTGCTTTATGCCTATGACCGCCCGGTTTTTATTTTCGACGCCTATGCGCGCCGATTGCTGGCAGCAGCTGGTTTGGGCGAGTTTCGGACCTATCGCCAAGCGCGACAAGCCTGCGATGCGGCGTGGCGCGCGGAGGGATTTACGGTGGCGGAACTGGCGCTGTTTCACGGTTTAGTGGTGCAGGCCGGAAAGGATGCGCGTCGGGAGGGAAGTTGGGAAGGTATCCTGAGGACATGA
- a CDS encoding HAD family phosphatase, with translation MIKGAIFDCDGTLLDTMPLWREAAGKYLTTLGIEVDKDLGAQFFEMTLPESAHLVHQRFGLDVTVSEVVNGIKDAVYTGYLEEVQLKPGARGFLEALAEAGVPMTVVSSGSEGLIRPAFRRLGIEDMFTQYFASSETGMHKREPTMFLQAAGAMGSVPEDAWVFEDAVYAVRVANAAGFHTVGIADDASRGESDVLASEVEAYWEEYPGEIPDFMR, from the coding sequence ATGATTAAAGGCGCGATTTTCGATTGTGACGGGACATTGCTTGACACTATGCCGCTGTGGCGGGAGGCAGCCGGAAAATACTTGACGACCTTGGGGATAGAGGTTGATAAAGATTTGGGTGCGCAATTTTTCGAGATGACTTTGCCCGAGTCGGCGCACTTGGTACACCAACGCTTCGGGTTGGACGTAACGGTCAGCGAGGTCGTGAACGGTATCAAAGATGCGGTCTATACCGGCTATCTCGAGGAGGTACAGCTCAAGCCCGGTGCCAGGGGTTTCCTGGAGGCGCTGGCCGAAGCGGGGGTGCCGATGACGGTGGTCAGTTCCGGATCCGAGGGCCTGATTCGCCCGGCGTTTCGGCGTCTGGGGATTGAGGACATGTTTACGCAGTATTTCGCTTCATCGGAGACGGGAATGCATAAGCGCGAGCCGACTATGTTCTTGCAGGCAGCGGGGGCGATGGGCAGCGTACCGGAGGACGCCTGGGTGTTTGAAGATGCGGTTTATGCGGTTCGGGTGGCGAACGCGGCCGGGTTTCACACGGTGGGAATCGCTGACGACGCCAGCCGGGGTGAGTCGGATGTTCTGGCGAGCGAGGTGGAGGCGTATTGGGAAGAATATCCCGGGGAAATCCCCGATTTTATGCGGTAA
- a CDS encoding ClbS/DfsB family four-helix bundle protein has product MRTYESGAALAAEIAKRGGFFIREFAEVPEEGWDQLVDGVDRTPRQMIAYQLGWMELLLSWEREEQAGATVVTPAPGFKWNQLGGLYESFYQTWGTIAVDDLIDRFGVLLGEVVQLVNGLSEAELFESGKRAWASSTPSAWPVWKWIHINTVAPFTTFRTKIRKWKKLSGC; this is encoded by the coding sequence GTGAGGACCTACGAGTCGGGTGCTGCGTTGGCGGCTGAGATTGCTAAGCGCGGTGGTTTTTTTATCCGCGAGTTTGCTGAAGTACCAGAGGAAGGTTGGGATCAGCTGGTTGATGGGGTGGATCGCACGCCCCGTCAGATGATTGCTTATCAGCTCGGTTGGATGGAACTGTTGCTGAGTTGGGAGCGTGAGGAACAGGCTGGCGCTACGGTGGTAACTCCAGCGCCGGGATTTAAATGGAATCAGCTGGGAGGTCTGTATGAGTCGTTTTATCAGACTTGGGGAACTATCGCCGTTGATGATCTGATTGATCGATTTGGAGTCCTGCTGGGTGAAGTAGTTCAACTGGTTAACGGTCTGAGCGAAGCGGAGTTGTTCGAGTCAGGGAAGCGGGCGTGGGCGTCCTCTACCCCGTCGGCGTGGCCGGTGTGGAAGTGGATACATATCAACACAGTCGCGCCGTTTACTACGTTTCGCACCAAAATCAGGAAGTGGAAGAAACTATCTGGTTGTTAG